The Acidobacteriota bacterium DNA window ATCATCGCGAAGCTCGAGCCGAACCGTCGCGGCGCATATGGCGGAGCAGTGGGGTACCTCGATTTCGCCGGAAACCTGGACTTCTGCATCACGATTCGCACGGTGATCATCGTCGGGCGCCGGGCGATGGTGCAGGCCGGGGCGGGCATCGTTGCCGATTCCAACCCGACGACCGAGTTCGAAGAGACCCTCGACAAGGCGCGCGCCATGATTGGCGCGCTGAATCTGGCCCAGCAGGGGCTGTAGGGTGACGGGCGCGACGCGGTCGCCTGGCGGGAATCTGATGCGCGACGCGAGAGAGGCGACGACGTGTTGTTGATCATCGACAACTTTGATTCGTTTACCTACAACCTCGTCCAGTCGTTTGGCGAGCTGGGGGCGACGCCGGTCGTGTTCCGCAACAACGCGATCACGACTCAGGAAATCGAGGCACTGCGGCCGGAACGCATCGTCATCTCTCCCGGGCCAGGCCGACCCGAAGATGCGGGCGTGTCCGAGGACGTGATCCGGTTCTTCGCCGGCAAGGTGCCGATTCTTGGCGTGTGTCTTGGTCATCAGGCAATCGGGCACGTGTTCGGGGGGCGCATCATCCGGGCGCCAAAGGCGCTGCACGGAAAGGTGTCGTCGATCGAGCACGACGGAAAGGCGCTGTTCCAGGGTTTCCGGGGGCCATTTGACGCCGGCCGCTATCACTCGCTGGCGGTGTCGGAGCAAGAATGGCCGGCAGACCTCGAGGTGGCCGCGCGCGCCGCCGGGGACGGCGTCGTGATGGCGTTGCGGCACAAGAGATGGCAGGTCCACGGCGTGCAGTTTCATCCCGAGTCGGTGTTGACCCCTGAAGGCCGGCGTCTGCTTCACAACTTTCTGAATCTCAGGTAGCGGAGGCGCGTGCGATGTTGGGTGATTTGCTCCAGACGGTGATGCGGCGGCAGGATCTGACGGCTGATCAGGCGACGGCCGCCATGGATGCCATCATCGACGGCCGCGCTCGGGGGGCCCAGGTGGCTGGCCTGCTCGTGGGCCTCGCGATGAAGGGCGAACGCCCGGACGAGATCGTCGGATTCGCTCGCAGCATGCGGGCCCGGGCGGTCAGGATCAACGCGCCCGAGGGCGGCACGGTCGATCTGTGCGGCACCGGCGGGGACGGGGCCGGCACGTTCAATATCTCCTCTGTCGCGGCTGTCGTGGTGGCCGCCTGCGGCGTCACCGTGGCCAAGCACGGCAATCGATCGGTATCGAGCCGG harbors:
- a CDS encoding aminodeoxychorismate/anthranilate synthase component II; the protein is MLLIIDNFDSFTYNLVQSFGELGATPVVFRNNAITTQEIEALRPERIVISPGPGRPEDAGVSEDVIRFFAGKVPILGVCLGHQAIGHVFGGRIIRAPKALHGKVSSIEHDGKALFQGFRGPFDAGRYHSLAVSEQEWPADLEVAARAAGDGVVMALRHKRWQVHGVQFHPESVLTPEGRRLLHNFLNLR